DNA sequence from the Parascardovia denticolens DSM 10105 = JCM 12538 genome:
CCAGCCGGATGTTTTTGCTGACCAGTCCGGTGATCAAGGCGATGAGGAGGACCAGGGGAGTGTAGTACTGGGAGAAGCGGTCGATGAAGCGTTGGGCTTCGGTTTTACTGTCCTGCGCCTCCTCCACCAACTTGATCAGTTGACAGAAAGTGGTATCTTCGCCGACCTTTTGGGCTCGCAGGGCCACGGTTCCGCTGACCAGGAGGGTGCCGGCGAAAACCTGATCCCCCTTCCGTTTATGGCTGGGGTTAGGCTCTCCGGTTATGCTGGACTCATCCACATGGCCTTCGCCATCCAGAACGACCCCATCGACCGGGACCTGGCCCCCGGTTTTGACCAGGAGGTAATCGCCCTGGTCTATGTCGTCGATATCCACTTCGATGGGGTCCCGGTCGACTGGGGAGATGATTTTCAAAGCCGTCTTTGGGGCCATGGCGACCAGGTCCTTGATGGACTGCCGGGTCTTTTCGAGCGTCGCCTCCTCCAAGAGATCTCCTAGGGAAAAGAGCCAGACGACGATTCCAGCCTCGCTGTATTCCCCGATGATGATGGCTCCGATGACGGCGATGGAGACCAATAGCTCGATGGAGATCACCTTGTATCTGAGCGAGCTGATGGCTCTCAGAAGCAGGGGGATGCCGCCGGCTGCGGCGGCCAGGATCATTCCGGCCGTAAAAAGCCAAGGGATATGGGCGACCTTTCCTATCAGGGCCAAGGCCAGGAGGATGGTCATCAGGATCAGGTCGTGTTTTTTGTGCCCGTTGAAGAAATTCTGCACAGTAGCCATCGGATGCTCCTTGTTCGTCGTCGGCCCCCGCTGCTGCGGAGGTCTGATATTGGCAGGGTAGGGGAAAGGGAGAGGGAAGTAATTGACGCCCATCAATTTCATGGGACTTTCTTTTTGCTTTCTGTTTTTTGATTTCTGATCTCTGTTTTTCTGGCATCCAGATGAGTCGCTTTCTTTTCATTCCCTTTTTATTCCTTCCCTTCCCTTCCATTCCCCATTCCTTTCTCCTTTTCTTTCCCTCCTCTCCTTGGAGGAAGCCGAATTCTTACGCTTGTGGACATCCCCAGCGAAAACATCCCTGAGAGACTGGTAGAATGGCGGGAAATAGCGGGAAACCAGAAATTCGAGGTTGAATGGCAGGAAAGACGGGAAAGCAGGCTTATAAGTCAAAAGCGAGCTATAAAAGCGTGAGGAAGGCCGGCGGGCGTCATCGGGCCGACCGGATCCTGGATGAAGACAAGACCAAGGCCAGTGATAATGATCAGGCGTCTCAGATCAACGGCCAAGCGTTGAGGGGCAATGATCGGACATTCGTCGATCAGGTATCTCAAGGAAAAGGAACCGAATCCGAGGGATCGCTCGGAGGCGGGATTCTGTCAGGCTCTTCCGAAGTCCTGATTTCCGATGATCGACAGGCCGGGGCCTCGGCCCGATCCGACTTCGCCCGTAAGGTCAACGGGGAGATCGGCGACGATGGCGAGGCCTGGGAAGAGCGCGAAAGCCGCAATCAGCTGAGGCATATCACCGGCTTGGGCGAACTCCAGGACGTGACCGAAGTCGAATACCGGCAGGTCCGTTTGGAGAAAGTCGTCCTGGTGGGAGTCTGGTCCAGCAAGGAGACCACTTTCGCCCAGGCGGAAGAGTCTTTGCGCGAGCTGGCCGCCTTGGCCCAGACCGCGGGGGCGCAGGTGATGGACGGGGTTCTCCAGCATCGCTTCAAACCGGACTCGGCCACTTACGTCGGCAAGGGCAAGGCCAACGAAATCGCCTCCATCGTGGCCGCCACCGAAGCGGACACCATCGTGGTCGACGCTGACCTGCCCCCTTCCCAACGCCGCGCCTTGGAGGATGTGACCAAGGTGAAGGTGGTGGACCGCACCGCCGTCATCCTGGACATCTTCGCCCAGCATGCCACTTCCCGCGAAGGCAAGGCCCAGGTGGAGCTGGCCCAGCTGGAATACATGCTGCCCCGTCTGCGTGGTTGGGGCGCCGCCCTCTCCCGGCAGGCCGGCGGTCAGGCGGCCGGGGTCAACGGAGGCATCGGCTCCCGTGGCCCGGGCGAAACCCAGATTGAGCTGGACCGACGAATCATCCGCACCCGCATGGCCCGGCTGCGCAAGCAAATCGCCCAGATGGCCCCCTCGCGTGAAATCAAACGAGGTTCCCGCCGCCGTAACGCCCTGCCCACCGTGGCCGTGGTCGGCTACACCAACGCGGGCAAATCCTCCCTGATCAACCGCCTGACCGGTTCCCATGAGCTGGTGGAGAACGCCCTCTTCGCCACCTTGGACACGGCCGTCCGCCAGAGTGAAACGGCGGAGAACCGTCGCTTCATGTATGTGGACACGGTCGGCTTCGTCCGCCGTCTGCCCACCCAACTGATCGAGGCCTTCAAATCCACCTTGGAGGAGGCGGCCGACGCTTCCCTCATCATCCATGTGGTTGACGCCTCTCACCCCGACCCCTTCGCCCAGATCGACGCGGTCAACGCTGTCCTGTCCGATGTGCCTGGGGTGGCCGGCATCCCCAGCCTGATGGTCTTCAATAAGATCGACCGCATCGATGCCGCCACCTTGGAGCGCCTGCGGAATCTGGCCCCGGAGGCCCATTTCGTTTCCGCCGCCACCGGCCAGGGGCTGGAGGAGCTCAAGGCTGCCGTGGAAGCGGGGCTGCCCAAGCCCGACGTGCATGTGGACGCCCTCGTGCCTTACACGGCCGGCTCCCTCATCTCCCAAGTTCGTGAGTTTGGGCACATCGACCAAATCGACTATGAGGAGGAAGGCATCCACCTGGTGGCGGATGTGGATGACCGCCTGGCCGTCCACCTGATCGCCGCCAGCGAGGATTTGGCCTCTGAACGGGGATCTGATCGGGCCGTCGACCAGCCTGTTCACCAGCCTGCCGGCCAGCTTGATTCCGCTTCGACATCCCCTCGGCCCCGCCCTGTCGCGGACCAAAATCGTCAAATCCAGCCGTTATAATGGGACCTGGTTCCAGCGTTGCACCCATGAAATCCTCTCGCTTGCGGATTGGTCAATTATGGTCTGCAGCCAAGGAATTCCAGGGTTCATGCGCGAAAACATCCTAGATCTAAAGAGGTAATTGTGGAAAAGACTTTACGCCGTCCTACCAAGCTCGCCATCATCGGTGCAGGTGCCGTTGGCTCTACCACCGCTTTCGCCGCCGCCCAAGCTGGCGTGGCCCGCGAAATCGTGCTTGAGGACATCGCCAAGCAGCATGTGGAGGCCGAAGTCCTCGACATGCAGCACGGCTCCAGCTTCTATCCGACCGTCTCCTTCGAAGGTTCCGATGACGTGGAGATCTGCCGCGATGCCGATATCGTGGTCATCACCGCCGGCGCTCGCCAGAAGCCTGGTCAGACTCGTTTGGAGTTGGCCGGCGCCACCATCAACATCATGAAGTCCATCATCCCCAGCGTGGTCAACGTGGCCCCTAACGCCATCTACATGCTGATCACCAACCCTGTGGACATCGTCACCTACGTCTCCCTCAAGCTTTCCGGCTTGCCCAGCAACCAGATGTTCGGATCCGGCACCAATCTGGATTCCGCTCGTCTGCGTTTCCTGATTGGTCAGCAGACCGGTGTCAACGTGAAGAACGTGCACGCCTACATCGCCGGTGAACACGGCGATTCCGAGGTCCCACTCTGGTCTTCCGCCACCATCGGTGGCGTTCCTATGATGGATTGGAAGCCAATGGAAGGCCACAATCCTTTGACCGCCGAAGTGCGTGAAAAGATTCACCAGGAAGTGAAGAACGCCGCTTACAAGATCATCGAGGGCAAGGGCAACACCAACTACGCCATCGCCATGTCCGCCGTGGACATCATCAAGGCCATCCTGCAGGATTCCAACCGTATCCTGCCCGTGAGCTCCTTGCTGGAGGATTTCCACAGCATCTCCGATGTCTGCATGTCCGTCCCCACCCTGCTCAACCGCAACGGCGTCAATACCCACCTGAACACCCCGGTGTCCGATGAAGAGCTGGCCGCCCTCAAACGTTCGGCTGAGACCCTGCGCAACACCGCTCGTGAGTTCGGCTTCTAAATTCAAGTTCCGATCTCATCGATTTTCAAGGCCTGGGAGCAATCCTGGGCCTTTTTGTTTGTTTGTTTGATGGCTGGGGCCCTGGGTGGTTGGGACTTTGGGTCTTGTTGGGTGTTTTAATCCCTGAATGGTTTGGCCTTTGGGCGGTTAAAATCCTCTGCCGCCATATACGAAACGAGGTTACAGAAAAGAAGGGTTGAAAACAGCGGCCTGTTTTTTATAACCTCGTTTCGTATACGCCGGCTTGCACCTATCTGATCTGTCTGACCTTTTCCTCTGAATCCCCTTGCCTATCTCCATCATCCTTCTTCCATCAATATTCCCCAATTTGACAATCAGACATTGCATTTCATCCCTTTGCCTGCCAAAACCTTGCATTTCATTCCCCTCGCTTAGCAATAAGGCAGGACCTTACCTCATTGTGATGCCTTCTTCCAATGTCGGGAATCACTGAGCTCCTGATAAGATCGGGGATTCAGACTTGGCAGACCAGCTTCGCCACGGTTCAGGGCCCGGCGCACCTGCATGACGAAGGTCCGTCGTCCCTGAGGGGATTGAATCATGGAATGCTCAATGAAAAGAACTTTCCATCCGCGCGAAATCAGGGCATTCTGTCTTTTCAAATCCTCACTTATCTGTTCATGATGATGAGTGCCGTTATATTCAATGCCAACCTTGTGCTCAGGATAAGCCAAATCCACGAGGAAAGAGGTCCCATCGCCAATCCGATAATTCACCTGGGGAAGAGGCAGCCCCGAAGAGAGCAGAATCAAGCGCAGCAAGGTCTCGTAAGGCGAATCGGTGCCGGGCTCCATAAGGTTCAGCGCCCGCCAGCATTTCTTTTTGCCACGAAAAGCAGGGCTAGCCTTAAGAAACGCGCGGATCCGGTCTTTGCTCGAACATCGCAAGCGACGGTCCCTGCAGATCATCGCGTCGCCAAGAAGCACAAGCCGCGGCAGTTCGAAGGTCGCTGCTAGTTGGGCGAAAACCGCTTCAGGCGATGAAGTCGTCATGTCGCCGAGTGCAATCAGGGAGCTCGGTTCGCTGACCGGTGGCCAGATATGGGTATAGACACCCACCAGATGATACAAGTTCGCGCGCGAGGGAACACAGGCATGTGCCTGCTTGCGTCCGTCTGCTATGGGCGGCCACTCGGGTTGGAAATCGTCAGGTTCAAGCGGCTGATTGGATTTTGCGGGGGAAAGATCAGGGATGGTAATGCTCTCGACTTCCGGCAGTCCAAGTAGCCGGGCCGCAGACAAATGGCTGGGAATCACCAGATGCGAAGTCCTTTTTTGGATAGCGGTCAGGCGCTGCATTTCCTGATGATGCCGGGCCCAGGCTGCATGACGCATCAGGGCGGATGCCGGCGGCTCTTTTCCGAAAAACACCATGCTTCCAGCTAATCGCAGGCCCAGGCTCATTGCAAGGGTGACTTTGAAAATGTGGATAAGTCTGTGGAAAGGAAAGAGAGTCTGTGGGGACAAGGTTGAAGGATGGGTAATAATGCGGTGATTATTTAATGGATGATTATTTTTTGATGAGCCTTTGATGATTTTTGGTTGATTCTTAACGGCGTATACGAAACGAGGTTACAGAAAAGAAGGGTTGAAAATAGGGGCCTGTTTTTTATAACCTCATTTCGTATACGCCATAGGGGGGGGGAATGGGAGGGGGAATAGGAAAATAAATTCCTTGACAATGCCAATGATTTATCTGTGTCTGGCTATCATGAGGATGTTCCTAGCTCGGAAAATCAGGAATTCCAAGCAAGCAAGGATGGAAAGAGGCCGGATGAATCAGGCAGATCAGACAGGCAAGACCGGCAAGGTAATTCAGGCAAACCAGGAAGGCGTAAGTCCAGATGAAGTCTTGAAGGAAATCAAGGAGCGGCCGACCCGGCGGTGGAATTGGGCCCGTCGGGTTCTTCTTGCCTTGTTGGCGGTCGTTCTCGTTGCGCTGGCTGGAATGGGCGTATGGCTGGCTGACTATTACCATGCGGACGGGGTCTATGACCGGGTCGCGCAGCAGGCTGTTTCCTTGGAAGTCGCGCAGAATAAGTCGGAAATCGTGGTCGGCGACCGCAAAGCTCAGACGGGGATTGTCTTTTATCCGGGAGCTAAGGTCGACCCGGCGGCCTATATGCCTTTGATGCTTCGCCTAGCTAAGCAGGGGTATTACTGCGTGATTGTCAAGATGCCGGTCAATCTGGCGGTTCTCAAAGCTGGGGCCGCCGACTCGGTCATAGCACGGCATCGGTCCGTCTCCCGCTGGTGGATCGCCGGCCATTCCATGGGTGGAGCCATGGCCGCTCAGTACGCGTCCAAGCATACGGACCAGCTCCAAGGGGTCATACTTCTGGCAGCCTATAGTACGCAGGACATTTCGCGGACGAAACTGGCCGTATTGACCATCTATGGCAGCAAGGATGGTGTTCTTAACAGGGCGCATCTGGCCAAGTATAAAAAGAATCTTCCGGTAACTTCCCAGCAAACCGTGGAAATTCCGGGAGGCAACCACGCCCGGTTCGGCGATTATGGTCTGCAAAAGGCGATGGTACGGCTACCATCTCCCGGGCTAATCAGCAAAGCCAGACAGCAGCGGCAATCGTCGGATTCATTCGCGAGTATCAGGTGACGAACGGCAGGTAGAGCCGGCATCCTACCGTAAGCTACTATCCATATACGATGTATTTGAAGAAAAAGTCGGTCAGTTCTAGGGATTGGACTAACTTCGTTTTTGTTATAAGG
Encoded proteins:
- the hflX gene encoding GTPase HflX, producing the protein MAGKTGKQAYKSKASYKSVRKAGGRHRADRILDEDKTKASDNDQASQINGQALRGNDRTFVDQVSQGKGTESEGSLGGGILSGSSEVLISDDRQAGASARSDFARKVNGEIGDDGEAWEERESRNQLRHITGLGELQDVTEVEYRQVRLEKVVLVGVWSSKETTFAQAEESLRELAALAQTAGAQVMDGVLQHRFKPDSATYVGKGKANEIASIVAATEADTIVVDADLPPSQRRALEDVTKVKVVDRTAVILDIFAQHATSREGKAQVELAQLEYMLPRLRGWGAALSRQAGGQAAGVNGGIGSRGPGETQIELDRRIIRTRMARLRKQIAQMAPSREIKRGSRRRNALPTVAVVGYTNAGKSSLINRLTGSHELVENALFATLDTAVRQSETAENRRFMYVDTVGFVRRLPTQLIEAFKSTLEEAADASLIIHVVDASHPDPFAQIDAVNAVLSDVPGVAGIPSLMVFNKIDRIDAATLERLRNLAPEAHFVSAATGQGLEELKAAVEAGLPKPDVHVDALVPYTAGSLISQVREFGHIDQIDYEEEGIHLVADVDDRLAVHLIAASEDLASERGSDRAVDQPVHQPAGQLDSASTSPRPRPVADQNRQIQPL
- a CDS encoding endonuclease domain-containing protein, coding for MSLGLRLAGSMVFFGKEPPASALMRHAAWARHHQEMQRLTAIQKRTSHLVIPSHLSAARLLGLPEVESITIPDLSPAKSNQPLEPDDFQPEWPPIADGRKQAHACVPSRANLYHLVGVYTHIWPPVSEPSSLIALGDMTTSSPEAVFAQLAATFELPRLVLLGDAMICRDRRLRCSSKDRIRAFLKASPAFRGKKKCWRALNLMEPGTDSPYETLLRLILLSSGLPLPQVNYRIGDGTSFLVDLAYPEHKVGIEYNGTHHHEQISEDLKRQNALISRGWKVLFIEHSMIQSPQGRRTFVMQVRRALNRGEAGLPSLNPRSYQELSDSRHWKKASQ
- a CDS encoding alpha/beta fold hydrolase; its protein translation is MNQADQTGKTGKVIQANQEGVSPDEVLKEIKERPTRRWNWARRVLLALLAVVLVALAGMGVWLADYYHADGVYDRVAQQAVSLEVAQNKSEIVVGDRKAQTGIVFYPGAKVDPAAYMPLMLRLAKQGYYCVIVKMPVNLAVLKAGAADSVIARHRSVSRWWIAGHSMGGAMAAQYASKHTDQLQGVILLAAYSTQDISRTKLAVLTIYGSKDGVLNRAHLAKYKKNLPVTSQQTVEIPGGNHARFGDYGLQKAMVRLPSPGLISKARQQRQSSDSFASIR
- a CDS encoding L-lactate dehydrogenase, producing the protein MEKTLRRPTKLAIIGAGAVGSTTAFAAAQAGVAREIVLEDIAKQHVEAEVLDMQHGSSFYPTVSFEGSDDVEICRDADIVVITAGARQKPGQTRLELAGATINIMKSIIPSVVNVAPNAIYMLITNPVDIVTYVSLKLSGLPSNQMFGSGTNLDSARLRFLIGQQTGVNVKNVHAYIAGEHGDSEVPLWSSATIGGVPMMDWKPMEGHNPLTAEVREKIHQEVKNAAYKIIEGKGNTNYAIAMSAVDIIKAILQDSNRILPVSSLLEDFHSISDVCMSVPTLLNRNGVNTHLNTPVSDEELAALKRSAETLRNTAREFGF